Proteins encoded within one genomic window of Jiangella mangrovi:
- a CDS encoding tetratricopeptide repeat protein yields the protein MVNRGNRLRYVMWIVLGGVVLLLAALIVAIAMDVQISTGASAAILAACGVISAGLIISSSRLPVKRAVGPDQPAESGQVSDPSAGNISNWMFLADSYVERREYESAERFYRRAADAGHGPAMARLGEVLYELGRDDEAAHYRDRARELGE from the coding sequence ATGGTGAACCGGGGGAACCGGCTCAGATACGTCATGTGGATCGTTCTGGGCGGCGTCGTGCTGCTGCTCGCTGCCCTGATCGTGGCCATCGCCATGGACGTCCAGATCTCCACCGGCGCCTCGGCGGCGATCCTGGCGGCCTGCGGTGTCATCTCGGCGGGGCTCATCATCAGCAGCTCGCGGCTGCCGGTGAAACGGGCGGTCGGCCCGGACCAGCCGGCCGAGTCCGGCCAGGTCAGCGACCCCTCCGCAGGCAACATCTCCAACTGGATGTTCCTCGCCGACTCCTATGTGGAGCGGCGCGAGTACGAGTCGGCGGAACGGTTCTACCGCCGCGCCGCCGACGCGGGCCACGGCCCGGCCATGGCCCGCCTCGGCGAGGTGCTGTACGAGCTCGGCCGCGACGACGAGGCCGCCCACTACCGCGACCGGGCGCGCGAGCTCGGCGAGTAG
- a CDS encoding HAD-IB family hydrolase, translating to MDNDDRPATAAFFDLDKTIIAKSSTLAFSKSFYQGGLINRRAVLRSAYAQFVYLVGGADHDQMERMREYLSGLVTGWDVQVVKDIVAETLHTIVDPIVYDEAVTLIEEHHLAGREVVVVSSSGAEVVEPIGELLGADRVIATRMVVGDDGKYTGEIDFYAYGENKAEAIRELAKDQGYDLTRSYAYTDSVTDLPMLEAVGHPYAVNPDRGLRKTAADHGWPALVFSKPVALRQRASIRDAPRPAIAAAAISAGAAAAGLAWYAVRRRRA from the coding sequence GTGGACAACGACGACCGCCCTGCGACAGCGGCGTTCTTCGACCTCGATAAGACGATCATCGCGAAGTCGAGCACGCTGGCCTTCTCCAAGAGCTTCTACCAGGGCGGTCTGATCAACCGTCGAGCCGTGCTGCGCAGCGCTTACGCACAGTTCGTCTATCTGGTGGGCGGCGCCGACCACGACCAGATGGAGCGGATGCGCGAGTACCTGTCCGGCCTGGTCACGGGCTGGGACGTGCAGGTCGTCAAGGACATCGTCGCCGAGACGCTGCACACCATCGTCGACCCCATCGTGTACGACGAGGCGGTCACGCTCATCGAGGAGCACCACCTCGCCGGCCGCGAGGTCGTCGTGGTGTCGTCGAGCGGCGCCGAGGTGGTCGAGCCGATCGGCGAGCTGCTCGGCGCCGACCGCGTCATCGCGACCCGCATGGTCGTCGGCGACGACGGCAAGTACACCGGCGAGATCGACTTCTACGCCTACGGCGAGAACAAGGCCGAGGCGATCCGCGAGCTCGCCAAGGACCAGGGTTACGACCTCACCCGCAGCTACGCCTACACCGACTCGGTGACCGACCTGCCGATGCTCGAGGCGGTCGGCCACCCGTACGCCGTCAACCCCGACCGCGGGCTGCGCAAGACCGCCGCCGACCACGGCTGGCCGGCCCTCGTCTTCTCGAAGCCGGTCGCGCTGCGCCAGCGCGCCTCCATCCGCGACGCGCCGAGGCCCGCCATCGCCGCGGCGGCCATCAGTGCGGGAGCCGCTGCCGCCGGGCTCGCTTGGTATGCCGTCCGGCGGCGCCGCGCCTGA
- a CDS encoding methyltransferase domain-containing protein, whose translation MTTDEFHQRATSFGGVADVYERSRPGYPADAVAWLTGDAPVRVLDLGAGTGKLTRSLVAAGHDVVAVDPSEPMLAQLRTVLPAVDARLGSAELLPLEDASVDVVTAGQAYHWFDPAVALPEIARVLRPGGRLGIVWNLRDDSVGWVDELWSMFGEHESRRADDPQVLPPFGPVEQRTFRHEQRLDRDGLLGLVASRSYVAVLPADRRAELLARVAELYDRVAGPDGVVLPYQTYCFRSRRG comes from the coding sequence GTGACGACCGACGAGTTCCACCAGCGAGCCACCTCGTTCGGCGGCGTCGCCGACGTGTACGAGCGCTCGCGCCCCGGCTACCCGGCCGACGCGGTCGCCTGGCTGACGGGCGACGCGCCGGTGCGCGTGCTCGACCTCGGCGCGGGCACCGGCAAGCTCACCCGGTCGCTCGTCGCCGCCGGTCACGACGTCGTCGCCGTCGACCCGTCCGAGCCCATGCTGGCCCAGCTGCGGACGGTGCTGCCGGCCGTCGACGCCCGGCTGGGGTCGGCCGAGCTGCTGCCGCTCGAGGACGCGTCGGTGGACGTCGTGACGGCCGGGCAGGCCTACCACTGGTTCGACCCGGCGGTCGCACTGCCCGAGATCGCGCGCGTCCTGCGCCCCGGCGGCCGGCTCGGCATCGTCTGGAACCTGCGCGACGACTCCGTCGGCTGGGTCGACGAGCTCTGGTCGATGTTCGGCGAGCACGAGAGCCGGCGCGCCGACGATCCCCAGGTCCTGCCGCCGTTCGGCCCCGTCGAGCAGCGCACCTTCCGGCACGAGCAGCGCCTCGACCGCGACGGCCTGCTCGGACTGGTCGCGTCGCGCTCGTACGTCGCGGTCCTGCCGGCCGACCGGCGCGCCGAACTGCTCGCCCGGGTCGCCGAGCTCTACGACCGCGTCGCCGGCCCGGACGGCGTCGTGCTGCCGTACCAGACCTACTGCTTCCGCTCGCGCCGCGGCTGA
- a CDS encoding oxidoreductase has product MDDPFAGVLTLTGVGAAAAQARSSVDALLRHRALRRDAGRLASESALQGARASATLGGGDADAVDDPVLQGALRVTAEVPELAQVWGRSPRQALARLHVLAARDLVDDPDRLGRPRAEADAVRLDQLLRLATAPTAAPGVVVAALVHGELLALRTFGTADGVVARAAERVVLVARGVDTKAVSVPEAGHLALARAYEPLAEAYAGGRPDGVGAWIRHCADAYARGAEVGLTLAETISAGPGAHASGAPREVGRRR; this is encoded by the coding sequence ATGGACGATCCGTTCGCGGGGGTGCTCACCCTCACCGGCGTGGGCGCCGCGGCCGCACAGGCTCGCAGCTCCGTCGACGCACTGCTGCGGCATCGGGCACTGCGCCGCGACGCCGGCCGGCTCGCGTCGGAGTCGGCGCTGCAGGGGGCGCGGGCGTCGGCGACCCTCGGCGGAGGCGACGCGGACGCCGTCGACGACCCCGTGCTCCAAGGTGCGCTGCGCGTGACGGCCGAGGTGCCCGAGCTGGCGCAGGTGTGGGGGCGCTCGCCGCGGCAGGCGCTGGCGCGGCTGCACGTGCTGGCCGCGCGCGACCTCGTCGACGATCCCGACCGGCTGGGCCGCCCGCGGGCCGAGGCGGACGCCGTCCGGCTGGACCAGTTGCTGCGCCTGGCGACGGCGCCGACGGCGGCTCCCGGAGTGGTCGTCGCAGCCCTGGTGCACGGTGAGCTGCTGGCGCTGCGGACGTTCGGGACGGCCGACGGCGTGGTCGCGCGCGCGGCCGAGCGAGTCGTGCTCGTGGCCCGCGGCGTCGACACCAAGGCGGTGAGCGTGCCGGAGGCCGGCCACCTCGCGCTGGCCCGCGCCTACGAGCCGCTGGCCGAGGCCTACGCCGGCGGCCGGCCCGACGGCGTGGGCGCCTGGATCCGGCACTGCGCCGACGCGTACGCCCGTGGCGCGGAGGTGGGGCTCACGCTGGCCGAGACGATCTCGGCAGGGCCCGGCGCACATGCGAGCGGCGCCCCGCGTGAGGTAGGGCGCCGCCGCTGA
- a CDS encoding iron chelate uptake ABC transporter family permease subunit, translated as MSAPAPAPARSRSRRIAVEPTGLSPTASVLRAPGDVSVRFDRRVLLMCSLLVAALVAVFLTSLAVGDYTISAADVVRTLFGSPPDPLADFIVNGRRLPRVLVAFLVGGALGASGAVFQSLSRNPLGSPDVIGFTSGASAGAVFVILVTGGGMLQIAGGAVAGGVLTAIAVYLLAYKRGVQGFRLILVGIAAGAMLTSAVHYMLMRAELIQAAGAQVWLTGSLNTRAWDHVIAVGVGVAVIAPLLAVLSRPMRMIEMGDEAATGLGVNAERVRLGMLIAATVLAAISVAAAGPIAFIALAAPHLARRLTGATGAAVGSAALMGAVLLGASDLVAQWVLPSPLPVGVVTVCIGGLYLVWLLAREGRRHHV; from the coding sequence GTGAGCGCGCCCGCACCCGCACCGGCCCGGAGCCGGAGCCGGCGGATCGCCGTCGAGCCCACCGGCCTGTCGCCGACGGCGTCCGTGCTGCGCGCGCCGGGCGACGTCTCCGTCCGGTTCGACCGCCGCGTCCTGCTCATGTGCTCGCTGCTGGTCGCCGCCCTGGTCGCGGTGTTCCTCACGTCACTGGCGGTCGGCGACTACACGATCTCGGCGGCGGACGTGGTGCGCACGCTGTTCGGCAGCCCGCCGGACCCGCTCGCCGACTTCATCGTCAACGGCCGCCGGCTGCCGCGTGTGCTCGTCGCGTTCCTCGTCGGCGGCGCGCTGGGCGCGTCCGGCGCGGTGTTCCAGAGCCTCTCGCGTAACCCGCTGGGCAGCCCCGACGTCATCGGCTTCACCTCGGGCGCCTCGGCCGGCGCGGTGTTCGTCATCCTGGTGACCGGCGGCGGCATGCTGCAGATCGCCGGCGGCGCGGTCGCGGGCGGCGTGCTCACCGCGATCGCGGTGTACCTGCTCGCCTACAAGCGCGGCGTGCAGGGCTTCCGGCTCATCCTCGTCGGCATCGCGGCCGGCGCCATGCTGACGTCGGCCGTCCACTACATGCTCATGCGCGCCGAGCTGATCCAGGCCGCCGGTGCGCAGGTCTGGCTGACCGGGTCGCTGAACACCCGCGCGTGGGACCACGTGATCGCCGTCGGCGTCGGTGTCGCCGTCATCGCGCCGCTGCTCGCCGTCCTGTCCCGGCCGATGCGGATGATCGAGATGGGCGACGAGGCGGCGACCGGCCTGGGCGTGAACGCCGAGCGGGTCCGGCTCGGCATGCTGATCGCCGCGACGGTGCTCGCCGCCATCTCCGTCGCGGCGGCCGGGCCGATCGCGTTCATCGCACTCGCCGCGCCGCATCTCGCGCGCCGGCTGACCGGCGCCACGGGGGCGGCGGTCGGCTCGGCGGCCCTGATGGGCGCGGTGCTGCTCGGCGCGAGCGACCTCGTCGCGCAGTGGGTGCTGCCGTCGCCGCTGCCGGTCGGCGTCGTGACGGTGTGCATCGGCGGTCTGTACCTCGTCTGGCTCCTCGCACGCGAAGGGCGGCGCCACCATGTCTGA
- a CDS encoding DUF1707 SHOCT-like domain-containing protein: MTGQVPGVLRVGDAERDAAVAALGEHFAAGRLTKDEFDDRSGRAWSARYADDLDELFTDLPQPVAVRAESAPSGRPAGAVRPPWPKLLVMLPLAMMAIGGLLFLIVVTAPWLLFIVGILFLLGGPPGRRRHWHGQWHGQWQGYGYDGDSVRRGARPGWGPPSGPPWGRAAREWRQAAGPGWGSGRS, encoded by the coding sequence ATGACCGGCCAGGTCCCCGGTGTGCTGCGGGTCGGCGACGCCGAGCGCGATGCCGCGGTGGCGGCCCTGGGCGAGCACTTCGCCGCCGGCCGCCTCACCAAGGACGAGTTCGACGACCGGTCCGGCCGCGCCTGGTCGGCCCGCTACGCCGACGACCTCGACGAGCTCTTCACCGACCTCCCGCAGCCGGTCGCCGTCCGCGCGGAGTCGGCGCCGTCGGGACGTCCGGCCGGTGCGGTGCGGCCGCCGTGGCCGAAGCTGCTGGTCATGCTGCCGCTGGCGATGATGGCGATCGGCGGGCTGCTGTTCCTGATCGTCGTGACGGCGCCCTGGCTGCTGTTCATCGTCGGGATCCTGTTCCTGCTCGGCGGCCCGCCCGGCCGCCGTCGGCACTGGCACGGCCAGTGGCACGGTCAGTGGCAGGGCTACGGGTACGACGGCGACAGCGTGCGGCGAGGCGCTCGCCCCGGCTGGGGCCCGCCGAGCGGTCCTCCGTGGGGCCGGGCGGCGCGTGAGTGGCGTCAGGCCGCGGGACCGGGCTGGGGCTCCGGCCGCTCCTGA
- a CDS encoding PadR family transcriptional regulator — MHGRRGSHGFGPWDMFGGGGGRGSWGGPPWAAGPWSGPPPWAGRRGPKARRGDIRAAILGVLADQPMNGYQMIQEIAERSGGAWKPSPGSIYPTLQQLEDEGLVRAEDDGGRRVFRLTPEGEEYVRAHAAEVNAPWEAMSANAEGEDAAGLRPLIGQTASALWQIMATGSPDQQARARDVLSDTRRKLYGILANGDDDEEGPR, encoded by the coding sequence ATGCACGGACGACGCGGAAGCCACGGCTTCGGGCCGTGGGACATGTTCGGAGGCGGCGGTGGCCGCGGATCGTGGGGCGGCCCGCCGTGGGCCGCGGGCCCGTGGAGTGGTCCGCCGCCGTGGGCCGGCCGACGCGGTCCGAAGGCGCGGCGCGGCGACATCCGCGCGGCGATCCTCGGCGTGCTGGCTGACCAGCCGATGAACGGCTACCAGATGATCCAGGAGATCGCCGAGCGCAGCGGCGGCGCGTGGAAGCCGAGCCCCGGCTCCATCTATCCGACGCTGCAGCAGCTCGAGGACGAGGGCCTGGTCCGGGCCGAGGACGACGGCGGCCGCCGCGTCTTCCGGCTGACCCCCGAGGGCGAGGAGTACGTCCGGGCGCACGCGGCCGAGGTCAACGCGCCGTGGGAGGCGATGTCCGCGAACGCCGAGGGCGAGGACGCCGCCGGACTGCGCCCGCTCATCGGCCAGACGGCGTCGGCGCTGTGGCAGATCATGGCGACCGGCAGCCCCGACCAGCAGGCCCGGGCCCGCGACGTGCTGTCCGACACCCGGCGCAAGCTCTACGGCATCCTCGCAAACGGCGACGACGACGAGGAGGGACCGCGATGA
- a CDS encoding FecCD family ABC transporter permease has protein sequence MPVPTVDQPVDDAQTAAAGLVRTTRGRLFWLAVCVAVLAVTCLASIAIGAKYIPLDDVVRALLDTGDVNNQVIVGDMRVNRTILGLVCGIALGLAGALMQALTRNPLADPGILGVNAGAAFAVVLGVTLFGSMSLTGYIWFAFAGAALASTVVYALAMVGRGQASPVRLALSGIALAAVLLGFTDALIISNPHVLDVFRFWQVGSLAGRDADTFGAVLPFIVVGVVLALGLARTLDAMALGDDTAAALGVNVMLARVVGVVGVTLLCGAATAAIGPVAFVGLMVPHVVRAFTGPDQRWILPFCLVVAPILMLASDIAGRVVLGTGELPVGIVTTVVGGPVLIALVRRRRMVAS, from the coding sequence ATGCCAGTCCCCACCGTCGACCAGCCGGTCGACGACGCCCAGACCGCAGCGGCGGGGCTGGTGCGCACCACCCGCGGGCGGCTGTTCTGGCTGGCCGTGTGCGTGGCGGTGCTGGCGGTGACCTGCCTGGCCAGCATCGCGATCGGCGCGAAGTACATCCCGCTGGACGACGTGGTGCGGGCGCTGCTCGACACCGGTGACGTCAACAACCAGGTGATCGTCGGCGACATGCGCGTCAACCGGACCATCCTCGGCCTGGTGTGCGGCATCGCGCTGGGCCTGGCCGGCGCGCTCATGCAGGCGCTCACCCGCAATCCGCTCGCCGACCCCGGCATCCTCGGCGTCAACGCCGGCGCCGCGTTCGCCGTCGTGCTGGGCGTGACGCTGTTCGGGTCGATGAGCCTCACCGGCTACATCTGGTTCGCGTTCGCCGGCGCGGCGCTCGCCAGCACCGTCGTCTACGCGCTGGCCATGGTCGGACGGGGTCAGGCCTCGCCCGTGCGGCTGGCGCTGTCGGGCATCGCGCTCGCGGCGGTCCTGCTGGGCTTCACCGACGCCCTGATCATCTCCAACCCGCACGTGCTCGACGTGTTCCGGTTCTGGCAGGTCGGCTCGCTGGCCGGCCGCGACGCGGACACGTTCGGCGCGGTGCTGCCGTTCATCGTCGTCGGTGTCGTGCTGGCGCTCGGCCTGGCCCGGACCCTCGACGCGATGGCGCTGGGCGACGACACCGCCGCCGCGCTGGGCGTCAACGTCATGCTCGCCCGCGTCGTCGGCGTGGTGGGCGTGACGCTGCTGTGCGGTGCCGCGACGGCCGCCATCGGGCCGGTCGCGTTCGTCGGCCTCATGGTGCCGCACGTCGTGCGCGCGTTCACCGGCCCGGACCAGCGCTGGATCCTGCCGTTCTGCCTGGTGGTCGCCCCGATCCTCATGCTGGCCTCGGACATCGCCGGCCGGGTGGTCCTGGGCACCGGCGAGCTCCCGGTCGGCATCGTCACGACCGTCGTCGGCGGCCCGGTCCTGATCGCGCTGGTGCGCCGGCGCCGGATGGTGGCGTCGTGA
- a CDS encoding ABC transporter ATP-binding protein translates to MSEPRLHGNDLTLAYDERVISRELSVSIPDGSFTVIVGPNACGKSTLLRALARMLKPSAGAVHLDGQLITQYSTKEAARRLGLLPQSSVAPEGITVADLVSRGRYPHQRLFRQWSAADTDAVAEAMANTGITDLRHRRVDELSGGQRQRVWLAMVLAQQTPILLLDEPTTFLDIAHQIEVLDLCHDLHVSHGRTLVAVLHDLNHACRYATHLIAMRDGEIVAQGPPGAIVDETLVRDVFGLNCRIIDDPETGTPLVIPAARQAVGTV, encoded by the coding sequence ATGTCTGAACCCCGGCTGCACGGGAACGACCTCACGCTCGCGTACGACGAGCGGGTCATCTCGCGCGAGCTGTCCGTCTCGATCCCCGACGGGTCGTTCACGGTCATCGTCGGGCCGAACGCGTGCGGCAAGTCGACGCTGCTGCGCGCGCTGGCCCGCATGCTCAAACCGTCGGCCGGAGCCGTCCACCTCGACGGGCAGCTGATCACCCAGTACTCCACGAAGGAGGCGGCCCGGCGCCTCGGGCTGCTGCCGCAGTCGTCCGTCGCGCCCGAGGGCATCACCGTCGCCGACCTCGTGTCCCGCGGCCGCTACCCGCACCAGCGGCTGTTCCGGCAGTGGTCGGCGGCAGACACCGACGCCGTCGCCGAGGCCATGGCGAACACCGGAATCACCGACCTGCGCCACCGCCGGGTCGACGAGCTCTCCGGCGGGCAGCGCCAGCGGGTCTGGCTGGCCATGGTGCTGGCCCAGCAGACGCCGATCCTGCTGCTCGACGAGCCGACGACGTTCCTCGACATCGCGCACCAGATCGAGGTGCTGGACCTCTGCCACGACCTGCACGTCTCGCACGGCCGCACGCTGGTCGCCGTCCTGCACGACCTCAACCACGCCTGCCGCTACGCCACCCACCTCATCGCCATGCGCGACGGCGAGATAGTGGCGCAGGGCCCGCCGGGCGCGATCGTCGACGAGACGCTGGTGCGCGACGTGTTCGGGCTGAACTGCCGCATCATCGACGACCCCGAGACCGGGACCCCGCTGGTCATCCCCGCCGCGCGGCAGGCCGTCGGCACCGTCTAG
- the ssd gene encoding septum site-determining protein Ssd has protein sequence MPRTTTRSRRRPPAPSGAAPPGRPLVVTRDDDLLDDLLRVAAAASVEVEVAGRPESVRSRWSQGPMVVVGDDESALLTELSLPRRPGVLLVGGRDGDPDVWRRGVALGAEQVLFLPDDESWLAGRLADAAEGGSGEAVVVGVMGGRGGAGASVLATGLAVTASRTGLSVILADLDPLGGGLDLVLGAEEVTGLRWPDLADSKGRLGARALQSELPGRHGLAVLSWDRGDLLTLAPDAAGAVLAAARRACDLVVLDLPRWPDPAAEQAIGLCSSVLLVVPAEVRAVAAAARVAVGLTTLAADVRVVTRGPSSSGLSGPDVAAALGLPFGVHLAAEPRLAAQLDRGDPPGLDEKGPLVQGCGTLLEALLPEHRVVAG, from the coding sequence GTGCCCCGCACCACCACCCGCTCGCGTCGCCGGCCGCCCGCCCCGTCCGGTGCGGCTCCGCCGGGCCGGCCGCTCGTCGTCACGCGCGACGACGACCTGCTCGACGACCTCCTCAGGGTCGCGGCCGCCGCGTCGGTCGAGGTCGAGGTCGCAGGCCGGCCCGAGTCCGTGCGATCACGCTGGTCGCAGGGGCCGATGGTGGTCGTGGGCGACGACGAGTCCGCGCTGCTGACCGAGCTGTCGCTGCCACGCCGGCCGGGCGTCCTGCTCGTCGGCGGCCGCGACGGCGACCCCGACGTGTGGCGGCGCGGGGTCGCGCTCGGCGCCGAGCAGGTCCTGTTCCTGCCCGACGACGAGTCCTGGCTGGCGGGACGGCTCGCCGACGCCGCGGAGGGCGGGTCGGGCGAGGCGGTCGTGGTCGGAGTCATGGGCGGGCGTGGCGGCGCCGGTGCATCCGTGCTGGCCACGGGCCTGGCGGTCACGGCGAGCCGGACCGGGCTGTCGGTCATCCTGGCCGACCTCGATCCGCTCGGCGGCGGCCTCGACCTCGTCCTCGGCGCCGAGGAGGTCACCGGCCTGCGCTGGCCCGACCTCGCCGACAGCAAGGGCCGGCTCGGCGCGCGGGCGCTGCAGTCCGAGCTGCCCGGACGGCACGGGCTCGCGGTGCTCTCGTGGGACCGCGGCGACCTGCTGACCCTCGCGCCCGACGCCGCCGGCGCTGTGCTGGCCGCGGCCCGGCGAGCCTGCGACCTGGTGGTCCTCGACCTCCCGCGCTGGCCCGATCCCGCGGCCGAGCAGGCCATCGGGCTGTGCTCCTCGGTGCTGCTCGTGGTGCCGGCCGAGGTCCGGGCGGTCGCGGCGGCGGCCCGGGTCGCGGTGGGGCTCACCACGCTGGCGGCCGACGTGCGGGTGGTGACGCGCGGGCCCTCGTCGTCCGGGCTCAGCGGCCCCGACGTCGCCGCCGCGCTCGGGCTGCCGTTCGGGGTGCACCTGGCGGCCGAGCCGCGGCTCGCGGCGCAGCTCGACCGCGGCGATCCGCCCGGCCTCGACGAGAAGGGGCCGCTCGTCCAGGGCTGCGGCACGCTCCTCGAGGCGCTCCTGCCTGAGCACCGGGTGGTAGCCGGATGA